A part of Paenibacillus donghaensis genomic DNA contains:
- a CDS encoding helix-turn-helix domain-containing protein yields MEALLKLALRHGKCLLRDLRMSRGMKQEDLSDGLNALGLIVSTKTISKYENDHQIIPPLTMRGICLVLNCLESEVYEWPK; encoded by the coding sequence TTGGAGGCATTGCTTAAGTTGGCACTTCGTCACGGGAAGTGCCTGTTGCGCGATCTCAGAATGTCCAGAGGTATGAAACAAGAGGACCTTTCGGACGGATTAAATGCTTTAGGACTCATCGTATCTACTAAAACGATTTCGAAGTATGAGAATGATCATCAGATAATACCACCTCTGACTATGCGAGGTATTTGTTTGGTGCTCAACTGCTTGGAATCCGAAGTGTACGAGTGGCCTAAATAA
- a CDS encoding TIGR04255 family protein: MKKLKHSPLLETILELRWTTKEHVPESFDLGPNANEPFKADDYHKIFLLKMYDHLISNGYPEYSELPQAGVPEEYAANLVQHRFTQEESGWPMVQFGPGILTLNDTKSYDWLDYKERAINLAKTLYEIHPKKEKVKFTDIVLRYINSVPFNFEEGNLLDFLATNLKVNVGFDQEVIDHAGVTNSPRVFNFLTVLNSIEPVGQLYVTINRGLHEDQESIIWELMFRASVNSFPTNAQEFEVWIEGAHQVIDRWFKKSIEGELERRFGGYE; this comes from the coding sequence ATGAAAAAACTTAAACACAGCCCACTTTTGGAGACGATTCTCGAACTAAGATGGACCACAAAAGAGCATGTGCCTGAAAGCTTTGATTTAGGTCCAAATGCTAACGAACCATTCAAAGCAGATGACTATCACAAAATATTTCTCTTAAAGATGTATGATCACCTTATCTCGAATGGATATCCTGAATACTCCGAATTACCCCAAGCTGGTGTCCCAGAAGAATACGCCGCTAATTTAGTCCAACATCGTTTTACGCAAGAAGAAAGCGGATGGCCAATGGTTCAATTCGGCCCTGGCATCCTAACATTAAACGATACCAAGAGTTACGATTGGTTAGATTACAAAGAAAGAGCCATCAATTTGGCTAAGACACTTTATGAGATTCATCCGAAGAAAGAAAAGGTCAAATTTACCGATATTGTACTCAGGTATATAAATAGTGTACCTTTCAACTTTGAAGAAGGTAACTTATTGGATTTTCTTGCAACGAATTTAAAGGTAAATGTGGGATTTGATCAAGAAGTTATTGATCATGCGGGAGTAACCAATTCTCCTCGTGTCTTTAATTTCTTAACTGTATTGAACTCTATTGAGCCTGTAGGGCAACTATATGTAACTATTAATAGAGGACTTCACGAAGATCAAGAATCAATTATTTGGGAATTAATGTTTAGAGCAAGCGTAAATTCCTTCCCGACTAACGCTCAAGAATTTGAAGTTTGGATCGAGGGAGCACATCAAGTAATAGATCGATGGTTCAAAAAATCAATCGAGGGAGAACTGGAACGGAGGTTCGGTGGATATGAGTAG
- a CDS encoding ATP-dependent DNA ligase — MFVSPMLLQTAAGPFSHSDYIFEPKIDGHRLIYSHQDSKVRLYTRHNNECTLQYPELQLPFADDIILDGEVACVDPATGVSDFESVMSRFQTRRADKVRQLTASLPAYYAIFDILMYKGQDMRGLPLLHRKEILAGLSLPSGSFGVVPHVDGAGEALFKQIEDRGMEGVVGKRKNSIYETGRRSVAWQKVINWTYAEVFITGYRKQEFGWLAAVSSGPSGRLRPAGIIELGASPLHKQAFRGVVQQLVKGEDTEFVHLEPRLRAKVRMRNWTKSGMLRSPVFTEFII, encoded by the coding sequence ATGTTTGTATCACCTATGTTATTACAGACCGCTGCTGGCCCTTTTAGCCACAGCGATTATATATTCGAGCCTAAGATTGACGGTCACCGGCTGATTTACTCCCACCAGGACAGCAAGGTTCGCCTTTACACCCGCCACAATAACGAGTGCACCCTGCAGTACCCGGAACTGCAGCTTCCCTTTGCCGACGACATTATCCTGGACGGCGAAGTCGCCTGTGTTGACCCGGCCACCGGTGTATCAGATTTTGAATCTGTAATGAGCCGGTTCCAGACGCGCCGGGCGGATAAGGTTCGGCAGCTCACAGCCTCCTTGCCAGCCTATTACGCTATATTCGATATATTGATGTATAAAGGCCAGGACATGCGCGGGTTGCCACTACTGCACCGCAAGGAGATCCTAGCAGGCTTGTCGCTGCCATCCGGTAGTTTTGGAGTGGTTCCGCATGTTGACGGCGCTGGCGAGGCGCTATTTAAACAAATCGAGGATCGTGGAATGGAGGGTGTTGTCGGCAAACGTAAGAACAGCATTTATGAAACTGGCCGCCGCTCCGTTGCCTGGCAGAAGGTAATTAACTGGACCTACGCCGAAGTGTTTATCACCGGTTACCGCAAGCAGGAATTCGGATGGCTCGCTGCGGTCTCGTCCGGTCCATCCGGCAGGCTGCGCCCGGCTGGGATAATTGAGCTCGGCGCGTCACCGCTCCACAAGCAGGCGTTTAGAGGTGTGGTCCAGCAGCTTGTAAAAGGCGAGGATACGGAGTTTGTACATCTGGAGCCCAGGCTGCGGGCCAAAGTGCGAATGAGGAACTGGACCAAGTCCGGCATGCTGCGGAGTCCGGTGTTCACAGAATTTATCATTTAA
- a CDS encoding DUF7667 family protein — MLPVHQRLAEIFQEHLKGPLDDDLAMDLQHCLYENSKYCWDYNTLNNQLVQARSTQDVSWEVDILVKMDWLRRSGKLVKGY, encoded by the coding sequence ATGCTTCCGGTACACCAAAGGTTGGCCGAAATCTTTCAAGAGCATTTGAAGGGACCCTTAGACGATGACTTAGCAATGGATCTGCAACATTGCCTCTACGAAAACTCGAAATACTGCTGGGACTACAACACCCTCAACAATCAACTTGTGCAGGCCAGATCCACACAAGATGTATCGTGGGAAGTGGATATCCTGGTTAAAATGGATTGGCTGCGCCGGTCCGGGAAGTTGGTTAAGGGGTACTGA
- a CDS encoding DUF6338 family protein: MDNLLGTIVFILPGFLMYFWLQSFGINPVVKHTPGEFTAISALLWLPASFSTLLLYNGVVSLSKKISKADAIWSIQGLKDKSGSLTFLIMFLLLSSVVTFVLCVIWAKWLYPIQMKLINRIRKWRGIANFSKTPSVWDEVFTNSDPQVVEIGKIDKMGKEDGSIIGCINKASRTFEPERYLNLNDVEFFTDLIRNHKIKVSQIFYDTKSGTYVKIYDPNEIKDAQLKDIQAISSSSQSSN, translated from the coding sequence ATGGACAATTTACTTGGGACTATTGTTTTTATTTTGCCAGGATTTCTTATGTACTTTTGGCTGCAATCTTTTGGAATCAATCCGGTCGTTAAGCATACACCTGGGGAGTTCACAGCAATTTCGGCGCTTCTATGGTTGCCCGCGTCATTCTCTACCCTTTTGCTTTATAATGGAGTGGTGAGTTTATCCAAGAAAATATCAAAGGCCGACGCGATATGGTCGATTCAGGGTTTAAAGGATAAGTCGGGCAGTCTGACATTCCTCATTATGTTTTTACTCTTGAGTTCAGTGGTTACGTTTGTATTGTGCGTAATTTGGGCTAAATGGCTTTATCCAATACAGATGAAGTTAATTAACAGGATTCGAAAGTGGAGGGGAATTGCCAACTTTTCTAAAACACCTTCCGTTTGGGATGAGGTATTTACTAATAGTGACCCTCAAGTCGTTGAAATTGGGAAAATTGATAAAATGGGAAAAGAAGATGGATCAATAATTGGTTGTATAAATAAAGCGTCCCGGACTTTTGAACCGGAACGCTACCTGAATCTCAATGATGTTGAGTTTTTCACAGATTTAATCAGAAATCATAAGATCAAGGTATCTCAGATCTTTTATGACACCAAGTCTGGTACTTATGTAAAAATATATGATCCCAATGAGATCAAAGACGCCCAGTTAAAAGACATCCAAGCTATTTCTTCTTCGAGTCAGAGCTCGAATTAG
- a CDS encoding DUF817 domain-containing protein, with the protein MKPIIQLLHFGYHQAMSCIFPIAIFGTLALSSVIEVPFVYRYDAILSILLTVQYLMYRSGLETRDEIKVICIFHCIGLLLEIYKVRMGSWSYPEPGLTKLLGVPLYSGFMYASVASFMCQVWRRLKMDMTGWPGLTSAGLLGGAIYLNFFTHHFIPDFRWWLTALVLIVFWRTWIIYRVRTITYRMPLTLAFFIVGFFIWLAENIATFFNAWKYPDQYQAWQLVSFNKISSWFLLVIISVIIVAQLKHVKASRKTKDLWSS; encoded by the coding sequence TTGAAACCAATAATACAACTACTGCATTTTGGCTATCATCAGGCGATGAGTTGCATATTTCCTATTGCGATCTTTGGGACTTTAGCTCTTTCTAGCGTAATAGAGGTGCCTTTTGTTTACCGTTATGATGCCATTCTTTCTATACTGCTTACAGTGCAGTACCTCATGTACCGCAGTGGATTAGAGACACGCGATGAAATTAAAGTCATCTGTATATTTCACTGTATTGGTTTGTTGCTGGAAATATATAAGGTAAGGATGGGTTCATGGTCATATCCTGAGCCCGGGCTTACGAAGTTACTCGGTGTACCGCTCTATAGCGGATTTATGTATGCAAGTGTCGCAAGCTTTATGTGTCAGGTATGGCGTAGACTGAAGATGGACATGACCGGCTGGCCGGGGCTTACTTCTGCGGGATTACTAGGAGGAGCCATCTATCTGAACTTTTTCACACATCATTTCATTCCCGATTTTCGATGGTGGCTGACGGCGCTTGTGCTCATTGTCTTTTGGAGAACATGGATCATATACCGGGTACGGACCATTACTTATCGAATGCCCTTGACACTGGCTTTTTTCATAGTAGGTTTTTTCATCTGGTTAGCCGAAAATATAGCTACATTTTTTAATGCTTGGAAATATCCTGACCAATACCAAGCCTGGCAACTGGTTAGTTTCAATAAGATCAGTTCGTGGTTCCTTCTGGTAATCATTAGCGTCATTATTGTTGCCCAGCTTAAACATGTTAAAGCTAGCCGGAAAACGAAAGATTTATGGTCCAGCTAA
- a CDS encoding phage holin translates to MQNKWRNYGLWVSLTAAVLLGVQTIGAIFGLELAPEKYDEVTAAVNAVLGILVVLGIVSNPEAGKGFKDTK, encoded by the coding sequence ATGCAAAACAAATGGCGTAACTACGGCCTGTGGGTATCACTCACAGCTGCCGTGCTGCTGGGGGTACAGACGATTGGGGCGATCTTCGGGTTGGAGCTGGCGCCGGAGAAATACGATGAGGTGACGGCTGCTGTTAATGCGGTACTGGGTATATTGGTTGTCCTGGGTATCGTGAGTAACCCGGAAGCGGGCAAAGGGTTTAAGGATACAAAGTAA
- a CDS encoding aldo/keto reductase family protein, which translates to MNYRKLGASGLSLSEIAFGNWITHGAQVDNDTAKACVHAALDAGVTTFDTADVYSDTKAETVLGQVLKGVRRESIELCTKVYQPTGTGPNDRGLSRKHIMEACNSSLNRLQTDYIDIYYAHRFDKKVSLEETFLAFSDLVRQGKVLYVGISEWTAEQIGQAAVLARELRVPLVASQPQYSMLWRVIEAEVVQACEREGIGQVVWSPLAQGILSGKYLPNEPMPQGSRASTSAGSPFFERLAGQWLRTEVLVAVSRLTSLAREAGLTLPQLALAWVLQNPQVSAAIIGASKPEQVKENVKAAGICLEPELMSQIDKILEGLVERDPEKTG; encoded by the coding sequence ATGAACTATCGGAAATTGGGTGCAAGCGGCTTATCGCTCAGTGAGATTGCTTTTGGAAACTGGATTACCCATGGTGCTCAAGTGGATAATGATACGGCCAAAGCTTGTGTCCATGCTGCACTGGATGCGGGAGTTACTACATTTGACACAGCGGATGTGTATTCGGACACGAAAGCGGAGACGGTGCTGGGACAAGTCTTAAAAGGAGTGCGGCGAGAAAGTATCGAGTTGTGTACCAAGGTCTATCAGCCTACAGGAACAGGGCCTAACGACAGAGGGCTTTCGCGGAAACATATTATGGAAGCCTGCAACTCTTCGTTGAATAGGTTGCAGACAGATTATATAGATATCTATTATGCCCATAGATTTGATAAGAAGGTATCGCTGGAAGAGACCTTTCTGGCATTCTCGGATCTGGTGCGCCAAGGGAAAGTTCTGTATGTCGGGATCAGCGAGTGGACGGCTGAACAGATTGGACAAGCGGCGGTTTTGGCCCGGGAGTTGAGAGTTCCCCTGGTGGCTAGTCAGCCACAATATTCGATGTTATGGCGAGTGATCGAAGCGGAGGTTGTACAAGCCTGCGAGCGGGAAGGAATCGGACAGGTGGTCTGGTCCCCGCTTGCCCAAGGAATTCTTTCAGGGAAATATCTGCCGAATGAACCGATGCCGCAGGGGTCCCGTGCTTCGACTTCAGCGGGCTCTCCATTTTTTGAGCGATTAGCTGGTCAGTGGCTGCGCACCGAGGTTCTGGTGGCTGTATCCAGACTTACCTCACTTGCACGTGAAGCAGGGTTGACGCTGCCGCAGTTGGCCTTAGCATGGGTGCTGCAGAATCCACAGGTGTCGGCTGCAATCATAGGGGCATCCAAACCAGAGCAAGTAAAAGAAAATGTCAAGGCTGCAGGGATATGTCTAGAACCTGAATTGATGAGTCAGATCGATAAGATATTAGAGGGACTAGTTGAGCGTGATCCTGAAAAAACCGGTTGA
- a CDS encoding TolB family protein, with the protein MLAVQAVPYDHSQGWIAYTSDRGGMFDIWLYRPQDGLNFQLTKGLGAEFSVPYWSPDSRRIAFIGIGNVVHLLNTVTLAVARIDQIEPYTLLDWSPDNRSLVYVKNAQIVVYDTCSHSSYAIPEPGASDVQWFPSGTELLFAAPDSTGVTQLYRIRADRTDRRQITQNTDGPLHDVRISPDGTFALYTFPGASISIISTVDLATGTINTLEGGPLAKNYFPAWSPDSRSIAYSATAYKEPIYYSLIQIDSRTGQNQRTLAASDCFATPVGWSSDGEKIAYLSGCAGVESASQLWIVDIREQIPVNVLSGGRITALQWSPRVSRVPENIFTSFVYRVSFSYPANWHRVSEERYEGFGGFFQVSAISASDRIADVCNSEAFHPLMPYGSSPRIVIMTIQNREACFIFPSADQPAEMNKQAALIVRYPRPVQIGETFYNYFILWADVNHIRQIGGRLSFI; encoded by the coding sequence ATGTTGGCCGTGCAAGCTGTTCCTTATGATCACAGTCAAGGATGGATTGCCTACACGTCGGACCGCGGCGGAATGTTCGACATTTGGCTGTACCGACCGCAGGACGGTCTTAATTTTCAACTTACGAAGGGGCTTGGTGCGGAATTTTCCGTTCCCTATTGGTCTCCGGACAGCAGGAGAATCGCTTTCATCGGCATTGGCAACGTGGTCCACCTGCTGAATACTGTCACACTCGCTGTAGCCAGGATCGACCAAATCGAACCCTACACGCTGCTAGACTGGTCCCCGGACAACCGTTCTCTCGTGTATGTCAAAAACGCGCAAATCGTCGTCTATGATACTTGCTCACATAGCAGCTATGCCATCCCTGAGCCGGGTGCCAGCGATGTCCAGTGGTTCCCTTCGGGTACGGAGCTTCTATTTGCGGCTCCGGATTCCACCGGCGTCACTCAGCTCTACCGCATCCGGGCCGATCGCACAGATCGGAGACAAATCACGCAAAATACGGACGGACCGCTCCATGACGTTCGGATTTCCCCGGACGGAACCTTCGCACTTTATACGTTCCCCGGTGCAAGCATCTCCATCATTTCGACGGTTGATTTGGCCACTGGTACCATCAATACGCTAGAAGGTGGACCGCTCGCCAAAAACTATTTCCCGGCATGGTCCCCTGACTCCCGGAGCATCGCCTACAGCGCAACCGCCTATAAGGAGCCGATTTATTATTCTCTCATCCAAATCGACAGCCGTACCGGTCAGAATCAAAGGACGTTGGCGGCTTCCGACTGTTTCGCCACTCCCGTCGGCTGGTCGTCGGACGGTGAAAAAATCGCGTATTTATCGGGATGCGCAGGTGTAGAAAGCGCAAGTCAGCTCTGGATTGTCGATATCAGGGAGCAGATACCGGTGAACGTCCTCAGCGGCGGCCGGATTACCGCCTTGCAGTGGTCTCCTCGCGTCAGCAGGGTTCCGGAAAACATCTTCACAAGCTTCGTGTACCGGGTATCCTTTTCGTACCCCGCAAACTGGCACCGGGTCAGCGAAGAGAGGTACGAAGGGTTCGGCGGTTTTTTCCAGGTATCCGCGATTTCAGCGAGCGACCGGATTGCCGATGTATGCAACTCCGAAGCTTTTCATCCATTGATGCCTTACGGCTCTTCTCCTAGGATTGTCATTATGACGATACAAAATCGAGAGGCATGTTTCATTTTCCCGTCGGCCGACCAACCAGCGGAGATGAATAAGCAAGCTGCCCTTATCGTGAGATACCCCCGCCCTGTCCAAATTGGGGAAACGTTCTACAATTATTTTATCCTGTGGGCCGACGTCAACCACATCCGTCAAATTGGCGGGCGGCTGTCGTTCATTTAG
- a CDS encoding DUF3560 domain-containing protein has protein sequence MNKFKKFFPNVWVAECEEEYEKGEIIELETKYGKSVECEVHNLVAQKNGLFYYSIVRLEEQTYAQRKAGRYNNSAINHMAKSEERLNASNEGREFLSLGEPIKVGHHSEKRHRALIERNWNRMEKSMEYAEKAKEAERKAEYWENKADETTLAMPESLEYFNGRLEKAIGYHEGLKNGTIERTHSYSLTYAKKDVNELKKKVEIAELLWGRTDGKRKTI, from the coding sequence ATGAACAAATTTAAGAAATTTTTCCCCAATGTGTGGGTAGCTGAGTGCGAGGAAGAATACGAAAAAGGCGAAATTATTGAACTTGAAACGAAGTATGGAAAATCGGTTGAGTGCGAAGTCCACAATTTGGTTGCCCAAAAGAATGGTTTGTTTTATTACTCAATCGTAAGGCTTGAAGAGCAGACATACGCACAGAGAAAAGCAGGACGATACAATAACAGTGCCATAAACCACATGGCAAAAAGCGAAGAACGCCTTAACGCATCAAACGAAGGGCGGGAGTTTTTATCACTCGGTGAACCTATAAAAGTGGGACACCACAGTGAAAAAAGACATAGGGCTTTGATAGAACGCAATTGGAATCGTATGGAAAAAAGCATGGAGTATGCCGAAAAAGCAAAAGAAGCGGAGCGGAAAGCGGAATATTGGGAAAACAAAGCTGATGAAACAACGCTTGCCATGCCGGAAAGCCTTGAATACTTCAATGGGCGACTTGAAAAGGCGATAGGCTATCACGAGGGGTTGAAGAACGGCACGATAGAAAGAACTCATTCTTATTCGCTCACTTACGCCAAAAAGGATGTAAACGAGTTGAAGAAAAAGGTTGAAATAGCTGAATTGCTATGGGGGCGAACAGATGGCAAGCGAAAAACTATTTGA
- a CDS encoding phosphatidylinositol kinase, whose amino-acid sequence METSYQQISWNCMNKYVGITTTDGQAHDGFIAHVDQDYVTLAIPTNEMVHGMPAQNSSYRQFGYYPGFYPRRRFIRRRLPFGAIAALYLLPFFI is encoded by the coding sequence ATGGAAACAAGTTATCAACAAATCAGCTGGAACTGCATGAATAAATACGTTGGTATTACAACAACCGACGGTCAGGCTCATGATGGGTTTATTGCTCATGTGGATCAGGACTATGTTACTCTTGCTATTCCGACGAACGAAATGGTTCATGGTATGCCAGCGCAAAATTCTAGCTATAGACAGTTTGGGTACTATCCGGGTTTCTACCCAAGACGCCGCTTTATCCGGAGACGGTTACCTTTTGGTGCAATTGCTGCTTTGTACTTACTTCCATTTTTTATTTGA
- a CDS encoding LytTR family transcriptional regulator DNA-binding domain-containing protein — protein sequence MMISVAKDMEGFTGLTHIDVNRVAFLECDSRLGKVMFNTVDNEVYYSEGTLKYWTQALNGSGYNFYIADRSTSVNIENITEMNEFLKVAYFEINKSKTSNYCTMSKSGYKEVTSLIIDKQIDVSFT from the coding sequence ATGATGATAAGCGTGGCGAAAGATATGGAGGGCTTCACCGGCCTAACCCATATTGACGTGAACAGAGTGGCATTTTTAGAATGCGATAGTCGCCTGGGGAAAGTAATGTTTAACACTGTAGACAACGAAGTTTACTACAGTGAGGGGACGTTGAAATATTGGACTCAAGCGTTAAATGGAAGTGGCTATAATTTTTATATTGCTGATCGAAGCACTTCGGTAAATATAGAAAACATCACTGAAATGAATGAATTTCTGAAAGTAGCTTACTTTGAAATCAATAAAAGTAAAACATCGAATTACTGCACAATGTCCAAAAGTGGATACAAGGAAGTCACATCTTTAATCATCGACAAGCAGATTGACGTATCATTCACCTGA
- a CDS encoding cyclic lactone autoinducer peptide, which translates to MLNLVKKVNRSAAFGAASFLSVIALGIVNTASIVFIYSGETPEELLK; encoded by the coding sequence ATGTTGAACCTTGTGAAGAAGGTTAATCGTAGTGCTGCTTTCGGCGCAGCGTCGTTTCTGTCGGTAATTGCACTTGGGATCGTAAACACAGCAAGCATTGTGTTTATTTATTCAGGAGAAACTCCAGAAGAATTACTTAAATAG
- a CDS encoding M15 family metallopeptidase, with protein sequence MLTLEQVKEKSSKRLAGLHPVVLAAAVALIERSYARGVNIVITQGLRTIEEQDALYAQGRTKPGPIVTNAKGGTSYHNYGLAIDFALLLPNGSSVSWDLNRDGDGDGTKDWTEVVQEAKALGFEWGGDFVSIKDAPHFQITFGLKISQLRAGQKPTETAMAKASAKIDKYMEVEEEMTAQEKKDFEAMQVLIKAQAEVTLELTNRITELETAAKLPEIPKWALPACEAAKAAGLLDTTANGSYDFYRMITVMDRTGLFKKGDK encoded by the coding sequence ATGCTGACGCTTGAGCAAGTAAAGGAAAAATCAAGTAAACGGCTGGCCGGGCTGCATCCGGTGGTATTGGCTGCTGCTGTTGCGCTGATCGAGCGCAGTTATGCCCGGGGAGTAAACATAGTGATCACTCAGGGACTGCGCACCATCGAGGAGCAGGATGCCTTATATGCGCAGGGTCGCACCAAACCCGGGCCAATCGTCACCAATGCCAAAGGTGGAACGAGTTACCACAACTACGGACTAGCTATTGATTTCGCGCTGCTGCTCCCCAATGGGTCCAGCGTATCATGGGATCTAAACCGGGATGGTGACGGCGACGGCACAAAGGATTGGACGGAGGTTGTCCAAGAAGCAAAGGCGCTCGGATTTGAGTGGGGCGGGGATTTCGTGAGCATTAAGGATGCACCACACTTCCAAATCACTTTCGGGCTTAAAATATCTCAATTACGCGCGGGCCAGAAGCCCACTGAAACGGCTATGGCAAAAGCTTCAGCAAAAATTGATAAATACATGGAGGTCGAGGAAGAAATGACAGCACAGGAGAAGAAAGACTTTGAAGCAATGCAGGTGCTCATCAAGGCACAAGCAGAGGTAACGTTGGAACTGACCAACCGAATCACGGAGCTGGAGACAGCGGCCAAGCTGCCTGAGATCCCGAAATGGGCCTTACCAGCATGTGAGGCTGCCAAGGCTGCGGGGCTGCTGGATACCACAGCAAACGGCAGTTATGACTTTTATCGGATGATTACGGTCATGGATCGAACAGGCCTATTTAAAAAGGGGGACAAGTAA
- a CDS encoding 2,' 3'-cyclic nucleotide 2'-phosphodiesterase has protein sequence MKKLSYMLSGVVIGVILMASSSAFADQIKSFVGKTVAGEYTVSVNGKALSEKAIVVDSKAHIPLRAVSDSLGAKVNVEGRTIEVTTNVDSIAAVVDDAIANKPSNPYVGQSKDGLLESRKIFVEKIIEPAKKTKSTLEERMITNQKNLELAEKETGTKFKEAVLDSIKTTQAELDSRITAIENAETQIKLIDEALALLEQK, from the coding sequence TTGAAAAAGTTGAGTTATATGTTGAGCGGCGTTGTAATTGGGGTAATCCTCATGGCTTCATCTAGCGCCTTTGCGGATCAAATAAAATCTTTTGTCGGTAAAACAGTTGCGGGAGAATATACAGTCAGTGTCAACGGCAAAGCTTTAAGTGAGAAAGCTATTGTCGTTGACTCCAAAGCTCATATCCCATTACGCGCTGTTTCCGACTCACTGGGGGCTAAGGTAAACGTGGAAGGAAGAACAATTGAAGTGACCACAAATGTCGATAGTATAGCAGCAGTTGTTGATGATGCCATTGCTAATAAGCCATCAAACCCTTACGTGGGTCAGTCGAAAGATGGTTTGTTGGAGTCGAGAAAAATATTCGTTGAAAAAATTATCGAACCAGCAAAGAAGACTAAATCCACTTTAGAAGAGCGAATGATTACAAATCAAAAGAACTTAGAACTTGCTGAGAAAGAAACGGGGACGAAATTCAAAGAGGCTGTGTTGGATTCAATTAAAACAACGCAAGCGGAGTTGGATTCAAGAATTACTGCAATTGAAAATGCCGAGACACAAATTAAACTAATAGATGAAGCCTTGGCTTTATTAGAACAGAAATAA
- a CDS encoding accessory gene regulator ArgB-like protein — protein sequence MIEFLANKTATAIKKQAPDHPASIAVLKYSLAMIINVTSIILFTYLISLWTGKTKEVLIIMFGFALLRQVSGGKHLKSGEACVIITTSLFTILSFFEVSQIYVVVINLISLLLVMMFAPSRIEKQSRIPKRHYPKLKYISAFLVLLSLIIQSPVLSISFFVQSVTLISRREVK from the coding sequence GTGATAGAGTTTTTAGCCAACAAAACTGCAACGGCAATTAAAAAACAGGCCCCAGATCATCCTGCGTCCATTGCTGTATTGAAATATTCTCTGGCCATGATTATAAATGTCACTTCTATTATTCTTTTTACATATCTCATATCACTGTGGACAGGAAAAACAAAAGAAGTCCTGATAATTATGTTTGGATTCGCTCTTTTAAGACAAGTGTCGGGTGGTAAGCATCTTAAGAGCGGTGAAGCTTGTGTAATAATCACAACCTCTCTTTTTACAATATTATCGTTCTTTGAAGTAAGTCAAATTTACGTAGTAGTAATTAATTTGATAAGCCTTCTCTTAGTAATGATGTTCGCACCTTCTCGGATCGAAAAACAAAGTCGCATACCGAAAAGGCATTATCCTAAATTGAAGTATATTTCAGCGTTCTTAGTTTTACTGAGTTTAATTATTCAATCGCCAGTGTTGTCTATTAGCTTTTTCGTTCAGTCTGTAACCCTTATTTCGCGAAGGGAGGTGAAATAG